Proteins from a single region of Azospira inquinata:
- a CDS encoding ATP-binding protein: MTENIKNTAITAAGYIYQNRQGLRVLCDWLDSPSRYAKVKFECDVEADAPTGLDDIVVERTDGLHDLKQVKFTPNPNAHPLSWDWLLEKSGKTERSRSMFKKWFDAYRSLDPARIGELSLLTNRRPDAEIEACLAGGKIDFSKVPDPRRAMLIAELGGEKDCEEFLGRLQITHSDKGYETLDHEINARLRAHGTPEGIAVLKNVALNWATQKNSPPPFGWITLPDLRAILQATPPAPLPEDFAVPKGYEVPDADFHDTFIKDALRSTGKAIVLTGSPGRGKSTYLSALCDTLADIDIPTVRHHYFLSTTERGRDRVHSYVVEESIRSQIERFHPGVPRPPGGLRALLEATAVHYKTLDKPFVLILDGLDHVWRINAEDKQPLEDLFAQVVPCPENMVLLVGTQPVDDAQLPADLLIAAPKANWKTLPAMSGDAVLSHLRQAVQTGRLSTGFEPDEPDVHAEPEGVEAPGVSAARQAIAEQELQSAAAALRARTNGHPLHVIYATSALVLAGGKVTRWDVEQLTGDLSQDAKFYYGSLWEHLSPSLKDVLRLVCAFPFFWPRTAFDEIAAEMRLAAPEIEKVEHLLHSSAAGMKVFHESLAVYVRSTDGYVDRIAALRPEVARWLETLAPNALRVNWLWTVQAQLGDPSQLIAGLTRDWILLRLEEGYPQSLFETLITDAVTAALDRAEFAQAYRLQHLKARMVEGSQYQMQDEDMARLVSYTWMLAPDDGVIREAVASRHETDIKLVAALGLALRARGDHVVAEACGEEALRRFRGASRFSSEYATGNGLDAFRFLAGAFARLGVIGTTPEGLKRLVTQTHPEGWLPSIRLMAAEGQLDELMALATSMGAGWRKRVVSDACLRAAAQVNASIVERPDFKALARTPFVAAVETAHRRAVTTLNASIPIDWLGPDYRERKLALARLVHHWFFSTVHLSLCMAAEGQTEFSFARAPLYADRENVTDFLNALSGVAAQVAHHWWRGEFVDFHEVFEILDPMEFRHFRQSHDWQSAADDFRAALHRVACDVRLGSILLGHTVEVDLTEATLVTAGAFKWFDAASFREQYAAGLLTKMSDEAAAAFVRSQRTLFDAEVREETSVHLQTPLQLCGIAVAHTLVVPARELCRQTWELATGFSHRKDPTLNNTLDAIGFLVELAPKDARRLLAQVASQVHSVLDYTDGSGTRHALTEADQLLAKLAPAALVVKYEEHVDAGQWSQAENSLSAYVEQGVKGGWPLDALMRTGLHPDVGDVLQRLANEGVAGAGERLLVLNAHGGWDIGVLNREEHAGSSTDGKPFDGDVSTFEPEQMQALLDRLSGGGYDDEAVLLAWYRYWEGQGQGKRLLEALDASLLSDRGRGRDLLHLSAHAFHTRRKLSGLKSAWKYLVSAQINRGGWIGYMEREEKTLARLDLVAQYYPTRCDDFVTETAYAMFGEPERPRFAPGEAMVYFYAKQGRIDAAVAFAQVMVDCVLEDTRTLPLTVPRWGIELAAADVPGA, encoded by the coding sequence ATGACTGAGAACATCAAGAACACGGCGATCACCGCCGCTGGCTACATCTATCAGAACCGGCAAGGGCTGCGGGTGTTGTGCGACTGGCTGGATTCACCGAGTCGCTACGCAAAGGTCAAGTTCGAGTGTGACGTTGAGGCGGATGCACCGACGGGTCTGGACGACATCGTGGTCGAACGCACGGACGGGCTGCATGACCTCAAGCAGGTCAAGTTCACTCCAAACCCAAATGCACACCCGCTGTCCTGGGATTGGCTGCTTGAGAAGTCCGGCAAGACGGAACGGTCCCGGTCGATGTTCAAGAAGTGGTTTGATGCGTACAGGTCGCTGGACCCGGCACGCATCGGCGAGCTCTCTCTCCTGACCAACCGGCGACCGGATGCCGAGATTGAAGCCTGCCTGGCCGGGGGAAAGATTGACTTTTCCAAGGTTCCTGACCCGAGGCGCGCGATGCTCATCGCCGAACTCGGCGGTGAGAAGGACTGTGAGGAGTTTCTCGGCCGACTGCAGATCACGCACAGCGACAAGGGCTACGAGACCCTCGATCACGAGATCAATGCACGGCTGCGCGCGCATGGCACGCCGGAGGGCATCGCCGTCCTCAAGAATGTCGCCTTGAACTGGGCGACCCAGAAGAACTCTCCGCCGCCATTCGGCTGGATCACGTTGCCAGACCTTCGTGCGATCCTCCAGGCGACGCCGCCGGCACCGCTGCCGGAAGACTTTGCGGTCCCCAAGGGCTATGAGGTGCCCGATGCTGACTTCCACGACACTTTCATCAAGGACGCGCTGCGTTCGACCGGCAAGGCGATTGTTCTGACCGGTTCACCTGGTCGCGGAAAGAGCACCTACCTCAGCGCGCTGTGCGACACACTTGCCGACATAGACATTCCGACGGTCCGCCACCACTACTTCCTGTCCACAACTGAGCGCGGCCGGGATCGCGTGCACAGCTACGTCGTCGAGGAGTCGATCCGATCGCAAATCGAGCGATTTCATCCCGGCGTCCCCCGACCGCCCGGTGGTCTGCGCGCGCTATTGGAAGCCACTGCGGTGCACTACAAGACGCTCGACAAGCCCTTTGTTCTGATCTTGGACGGTCTCGACCACGTCTGGCGCATCAACGCCGAAGACAAACAACCGCTGGAGGACCTCTTTGCGCAGGTGGTGCCATGTCCTGAGAACATGGTGCTCCTCGTAGGCACGCAGCCGGTGGACGACGCTCAACTACCGGCAGATCTTTTGATTGCGGCGCCGAAGGCGAACTGGAAGACGCTTCCCGCCATGTCCGGCGACGCCGTCCTTTCGCACTTGCGTCAGGCGGTGCAGACCGGTCGGCTGAGCACAGGCTTTGAGCCCGATGAGCCGGATGTTCATGCAGAGCCGGAGGGGGTCGAAGCCCCAGGTGTTTCTGCTGCGCGCCAAGCTATCGCTGAGCAGGAGTTGCAGAGTGCCGCGGCAGCGCTGCGCGCCAGGACCAACGGTCACCCGCTGCACGTCATCTATGCGACCTCCGCGCTGGTGCTTGCAGGTGGCAAGGTCACGCGATGGGACGTCGAGCAACTTACCGGCGATCTGAGCCAAGACGCGAAGTTCTACTACGGATCGCTGTGGGAGCATCTTTCGCCTAGCTTGAAGGATGTCCTGCGACTGGTGTGCGCTTTCCCATTCTTCTGGCCGCGGACCGCGTTCGATGAGATCGCGGCCGAGATGAGGCTGGCGGCGCCCGAGATCGAGAAGGTCGAGCATTTGCTTCATTCGTCGGCCGCCGGGATGAAGGTCTTCCACGAGAGCCTGGCCGTGTACGTGCGCTCGACCGATGGCTACGTCGATCGCATTGCCGCGCTGAGGCCGGAGGTCGCGCGCTGGCTGGAGACGTTGGCACCAAACGCTTTGCGGGTGAACTGGCTCTGGACGGTCCAGGCACAGCTCGGCGATCCAAGCCAGCTGATCGCGGGCCTGACACGGGACTGGATCCTGCTGCGCCTGGAAGAGGGATATCCGCAGTCGCTGTTCGAAACCTTGATTACCGACGCCGTGACCGCGGCGCTGGACCGGGCTGAGTTCGCGCAGGCCTATCGCCTCCAGCACCTGAAGGCCCGCATGGTTGAGGGCAGCCAGTACCAGATGCAAGACGAGGACATGGCTCGGTTGGTCTCTTACACGTGGATGCTGGCGCCAGACGACGGGGTGATCCGCGAGGCTGTTGCTTCCAGGCACGAGACGGATATCAAGCTCGTGGCGGCGCTGGGTCTCGCGTTGCGGGCGCGCGGCGACCATGTCGTGGCCGAGGCATGCGGCGAGGAGGCGCTGCGACGATTCCGGGGTGCGAGTCGGTTCTCAAGCGAGTACGCCACGGGCAACGGCTTGGATGCTTTCAGGTTCCTGGCGGGTGCGTTTGCGCGCCTGGGCGTAATAGGGACCACGCCGGAGGGACTCAAGCGGCTCGTGACACAGACTCACCCGGAGGGGTGGCTGCCGAGCATACGGCTGATGGCCGCGGAGGGGCAGCTGGACGAGCTGATGGCGCTCGCGACTTCGATGGGCGCCGGCTGGCGCAAGCGCGTGGTCAGCGATGCGTGCCTCCGGGCCGCGGCTCAGGTTAATGCAAGCATCGTCGAGCGCCCCGACTTCAAGGCACTCGCCAGAACGCCCTTTGTTGCAGCCGTGGAGACGGCCCACAGGCGGGCTGTGACGACCTTAAACGCTTCGATCCCGATCGACTGGCTGGGACCCGACTACCGCGAGCGCAAGCTAGCCCTTGCGAGGTTGGTGCACCACTGGTTCTTCAGCACAGTGCATTTGAGCCTGTGCATGGCCGCGGAAGGGCAGACCGAGTTCAGCTTTGCACGCGCGCCGCTTTATGCCGACCGAGAGAACGTCACAGACTTCCTGAACGCGCTCTCCGGCGTCGCTGCCCAGGTGGCCCATCACTGGTGGCGGGGAGAGTTCGTAGACTTTCACGAGGTCTTTGAAATATTAGACCCAATGGAGTTCAGGCATTTCCGACAGAGCCACGACTGGCAATCAGCGGCCGATGACTTCCGGGCTGCGCTGCATCGCGTGGCCTGCGACGTTCGACTCGGCAGCATCCTGTTGGGCCATACCGTGGAGGTTGATCTGACGGAAGCGACGCTGGTCACCGCGGGGGCCTTCAAATGGTTCGACGCCGCGTCCTTCCGTGAGCAGTACGCCGCTGGACTCTTGACGAAGATGTCCGATGAGGCCGCAGCGGCTTTCGTGCGATCCCAACGCACGCTGTTCGATGCGGAGGTCCGCGAGGAGACCAGTGTGCATCTGCAGACGCCGCTGCAACTGTGCGGGATCGCGGTCGCCCATACATTGGTGGTGCCAGCGCGCGAACTCTGCCGGCAGACTTGGGAGCTGGCAACGGGTTTCTCTCATCGCAAGGACCCGACCCTGAACAACACCCTTGACGCGATCGGCTTCCTAGTCGAACTCGCGCCGAAGGATGCACGACGACTGTTGGCGCAGGTGGCCTCTCAAGTCCACTCGGTCCTAGACTACACGGACGGCAGCGGCACCCGGCATGCTCTGACCGAGGCGGACCAGCTGCTGGCCAAGTTGGCTCCCGCGGCATTGGTGGTTAAGTACGAGGAGCATGTCGACGCCGGACAGTGGTCTCAGGCCGAGAACAGCCTAAGTGCATACGTCGAGCAGGGCGTGAAGGGCGGCTGGCCACTTGATGCGCTGATGCGAACGGGCCTGCACCCGGATGTTGGCGATGTGCTGCAGCGGCTTGCCAATGAGGGCGTCGCGGGGGCCGGCGAGCGACTGCTGGTACTCAACGCTCACGGGGGGTGGGACATCGGCGTTCTGAATCGCGAGGAACACGCGGGCTCCAGTACGGATGGAAAACCCTTCGATGGTGACGTCTCGACCTTCGAGCCCGAGCAGATGCAGGCCTTGCTCGATCGTCTCTCGGGTGGTGGTTACGACGACGAAGCGGTGCTTCTGGCCTGGTATCGGTACTGGGAGGGGCAGGGCCAGGGGAAGCGGCTCCTTGAAGCGCTCGATGCTTCACTCTTGTCCGACCGAGGTCGAGGTCGGGACCTGCTTCACCTATCCGCCCACGCCTTCCACACCCGACGCAAGCTGAGTGGCCTAAAGTCGGCCTGGAAGTACCTCGTCAGCGCGCAGATCAACAGAGGCGGGTGGATTGGCTACATGGAGCGCGAAGAGAAGACGCTCGCGCGGCTGGACCTTGTGGCCCAGTACTACCCGACGCGGTGCGACGACTTCGTGACCGAAACGGCCTATGCCATGTTCGGTGAGCCGGAGCGGCCGCGATTCGCGCCGGGCGAGGCCATGGTGTACTTCTACGCGAAGCAGGGGCGCATCGATGCGGCGGTCGCGTTCGCGCAGGTCATGGTCGACTGCGTGCTCGAAGACACCCGAACCCTCCCGCTGACTGTCCCTCGCTGGGGAATCGAGCTGGCTGCAGCGGACGTGCCGGGGGCTTGA
- the crcB gene encoding fluoride efflux transporter CrcB: protein MYKPVLVISLGAALGALLRWQLGLKLNSFFPSLPPGTLVANLVGGYIIGLATAFFAQTPTLSPEWRLLVITGFCGGLTTFSTFSAEVVSLLQEGRLAMALGSVATHVTGSLVMTLAGIWTWYLLRQA from the coding sequence ATGTACAAACCTGTTCTTGTGATTTCCCTGGGCGCTGCCCTAGGGGCGCTGCTGCGCTGGCAGCTGGGGCTCAAGCTCAATAGCTTTTTCCCCTCCCTACCGCCGGGGACCCTGGTGGCAAATCTGGTGGGCGGCTACATCATTGGCTTGGCAACCGCTTTTTTTGCTCAGACCCCAACCCTCTCGCCGGAATGGCGCCTCCTGGTCATTACAGGGTTTTGCGGCGGATTGACCACCTTTTCCACCTTTTCTGCTGAAGTGGTGTCCCTGTTGCAGGAAGGTCGTTTGGCCATGGCCCTGGGGTCGGTGGCCACCCACGTTACCGGCTCCCTGGTCATGACCCTGGCGGGAATCTGGACCTGGTATCTTTTGCGGCAAGCTTGA
- a CDS encoding DUF190 domain-containing protein codes for MQGYQLTFLTQQNRSHDHQPLAEWLLQAAKRLGIRGATLIAAAEGLGHDQRIHSARFFDLADQPQEILMVVSEAEADALFALIAQEKVKVFYVKTPVEFGTTGDQGV; via the coding sequence ATGCAGGGATATCAGCTGACTTTTTTGACCCAGCAAAATCGTAGTCACGACCATCAGCCCTTGGCGGAGTGGCTGCTCCAGGCCGCAAAACGCCTGGGTATCCGGGGCGCCACGCTGATTGCGGCGGCGGAGGGGCTGGGGCACGATCAACGCATCCACTCCGCCCGTTTCTTCGATCTGGCGGATCAGCCCCAGGAGATCTTGATGGTGGTTTCCGAGGCGGAGGCGGATGCTCTATTTGCCTTGATTGCCCAGGAAAAGGTCAAGGTTTTCTACGTCAAAACTCCCGTGGAATTCGGTACCACCGGGGACCAAGGGGTGTAA
- a CDS encoding ankyrin repeat domain-containing protein — MKRLFLGLLFLALSSPSAWSESYDDMLRAVNLDNTADVVDLLGQGMEVDTADGEGNTLLMIAARNGNLPLVDELIKRRAKITARNRYGDDALLLACFKGHLPVVKRLVEAGAPLDREQGWQPLIYAAFNGHEDIMEYLLQKGADVDDAGDNGSTALMIASRNGQLGAVRLLLKHHAEVNYQNGNGLTALEWALKNGNTDIADVLRQAGAQDK; from the coding sequence ATGAAACGCTTGTTTTTGGGCCTGCTATTCCTGGCCCTTTCTTCTCCTTCCGCCTGGTCGGAAAGTTACGACGACATGCTCCGGGCCGTGAATCTGGACAACACCGCCGACGTAGTGGATTTGCTGGGGCAGGGCATGGAGGTGGATACGGCGGACGGGGAGGGTAATACCCTGTTGATGATCGCTGCCCGCAACGGCAACCTGCCCCTGGTGGATGAGCTCATCAAGCGCCGGGCAAAAATCACCGCTCGCAACCGTTACGGGGATGACGCCTTGCTCCTGGCCTGCTTCAAAGGTCATCTGCCGGTAGTCAAGCGCCTGGTGGAGGCAGGCGCCCCCCTGGACCGGGAACAGGGCTGGCAGCCCCTGATTTACGCCGCCTTCAACGGCCACGAAGACATCATGGAATATCTGCTGCAAAAGGGGGCGGACGTGGATGATGCCGGGGACAACGGCTCCACCGCCTTGATGATTGCCTCCCGTAACGGGCAGCTAGGGGCGGTGCGTCTGCTCCTCAAGCATCATGCGGAGGTGAATTACCAGAACGGCAACGGCCTGACCGCCCTGGAATGGGCCTTGAAAAACGGCAATACGGACATTGCCGACGTGCTGCGCCAGGCCGGCGCCCAAGACAAATAA
- a CDS encoding TatD family hydrolase — MLIDSHCHLDLPEFQERTAQVLEAMSQNQVGAALCIAVNLEDFPRVLALAESHSNLLASVGVHPEVTEGADPDEATLVRLADHPRVVAIGETGLDYYWHKDRPEWQRQRFRRHIRAAKACGKPLVIHTREAAEDTLRILEEEDAGAVGGIMHCFSEDWAVGQRALDLGFYLSFSGIVTFKNAATVKDVATRVPLDRFLVETDSPYLAPTPYRGKVNQPAWVRYVAEEVARLKGLTVEDIEAASCANFFRLFPSAKALLQGGTATTRG, encoded by the coding sequence ATGCTGATCGACTCCCACTGCCACCTGGATCTCCCCGAATTTCAAGAACGTACCGCCCAAGTCCTGGAGGCTATGAGCCAAAACCAGGTAGGCGCCGCCCTCTGTATTGCCGTCAACCTGGAAGATTTTCCCCGGGTTCTGGCCTTGGCCGAAAGCCACTCCAATCTGCTGGCCTCTGTGGGCGTACACCCGGAGGTCACGGAGGGAGCGGACCCGGATGAGGCCACCCTGGTACGGCTGGCGGATCATCCCCGGGTGGTAGCCATCGGGGAAACCGGCCTGGACTATTACTGGCATAAGGATCGACCGGAATGGCAACGGCAGCGCTTTCGCCGCCACATCCGGGCCGCCAAAGCCTGCGGCAAACCCCTGGTGATCCATACCCGGGAGGCAGCGGAAGATACCCTGCGGATTCTGGAAGAGGAGGATGCGGGAGCGGTAGGAGGCATCATGCACTGCTTCTCCGAAGACTGGGCCGTGGGGCAGCGCGCCCTGGATCTGGGTTTTTACCTCTCTTTTTCCGGCATAGTCACATTCAAGAATGCGGCCACCGTCAAAGACGTGGCGACTCGGGTGCCCCTGGACCGCTTTCTGGTGGAGACCGATTCTCCTTACCTGGCCCCCACTCCCTATCGGGGCAAAGTCAATCAACCCGCCTGGGTGCGCTACGTGGCGGAAGAGGTGGCCCGTCTGAAAGGGCTTACCGTGGAAGACATCGAAGCTGCGAGCTGCGCCAACTTTTTTCGCCTGTTCCCCAGCGCCAAAGCGCTGCTACAAGGGGGAACGGCAACTACTAGAGGTTAG
- a CDS encoding PilZ domain-containing protein: protein MYDPKAAPGGATRPSVLSLNINSKSALYAAYMPHLKNGGIFIPTNRHYQLGDEVFMLLSLMEDPTKLPIAGKVVWITPAGAQNSKAQGIGVLFNNDESGVEARRKIEGLLAGVMHSSRATHTI, encoded by the coding sequence ATGTACGACCCTAAAGCCGCTCCCGGCGGTGCTACCCGCCCCAGCGTTCTGTCCCTGAACATCAATTCCAAGTCCGCCCTCTACGCGGCCTATATGCCCCACCTGAAAAATGGCGGCATTTTTATTCCCACCAACCGGCACTACCAGCTAGGGGATGAAGTGTTCATGCTTCTTTCCCTCATGGAAGACCCCACCAAGTTGCCTATTGCGGGCAAGGTGGTCTGGATTACCCCCGCCGGCGCCCAGAACAGCAAGGCCCAGGGCATCGGTGTCCTGTTCAATAACGATGAAAGCGGGGTGGAAGCCCGGCGTAAAATCGAAGGCCTGCTGGCCGGGGTAATGCATTCCAGCCGGGCCACCCATACCATCTAA
- the holB gene encoding DNA polymerase III subunit delta' produces MNIFDLQPQAWQHLQARREQLPHALLLSGPRGVGKLEVAQTFAASLLCEHPRPDQQACGQCPACNWFAQGNHPDFRLVQPAALGGEGGEEEGEGGKKKPSQQITIEQIRELDEFLHVGTHRQGRRIVLLHPAEAMNRSTANSLLKGLEEPLPGTLFLLVSHEPDRLLPTIRSRCQRVDLFVPAPEQAERWLAEQGVGDASRWLALAGGAPLLAVSLAANQQAQLLETMTKLLSQGGKLAPLDGAGVVERLLKGDKSGTLALRWVMEWVQKWTTDLILSSHHLAPRFFVGEVATIDQLAQSADQKKLFRFNKKVYEFKVQSEHPLNARLFLEEVMFAYQGVFPPPGGNHVRP; encoded by the coding sequence ATGAATATTTTTGATTTACAGCCCCAAGCCTGGCAGCACCTGCAAGCCCGTCGGGAACAGCTTCCCCACGCCCTGCTGCTTTCCGGCCCCCGGGGGGTGGGGAAGCTGGAGGTGGCTCAGACTTTCGCGGCCAGCCTGCTCTGCGAACACCCCCGGCCTGACCAGCAAGCCTGCGGCCAATGCCCGGCCTGCAACTGGTTTGCCCAGGGCAATCACCCGGACTTCCGCCTGGTCCAACCTGCGGCCTTGGGCGGCGAAGGAGGGGAAGAGGAGGGGGAGGGGGGCAAGAAAAAACCCAGCCAGCAGATCACCATTGAACAGATTCGGGAGCTGGACGAATTTCTGCACGTGGGCACCCACCGCCAGGGACGGCGCATTGTGCTGCTTCATCCGGCGGAGGCCATGAATCGGAGTACCGCCAACTCCCTCCTCAAGGGCCTGGAAGAACCCCTGCCCGGCACCTTGTTTCTCCTGGTTTCCCATGAGCCTGACCGTTTGCTGCCCACCATTCGCAGCCGCTGCCAGCGGGTGGATTTGTTCGTGCCCGCCCCCGAGCAGGCGGAACGCTGGCTGGCGGAGCAGGGCGTGGGGGATGCCTCCCGCTGGCTGGCCCTGGCGGGGGGCGCTCCTCTCCTGGCGGTCAGTCTGGCCGCCAACCAGCAGGCCCAACTGCTGGAAACCATGACCAAGCTGCTAAGCCAGGGCGGCAAACTTGCCCCCCTGGACGGCGCCGGAGTAGTGGAACGCCTGCTCAAAGGGGATAAGTCCGGTACCCTGGCCCTGCGCTGGGTCATGGAGTGGGTGCAGAAATGGACAACGGACCTGATTCTGTCCAGCCACCATCTGGCGCCCCGCTTTTTTGTGGGTGAAGTGGCTACAATAGATCAACTCGCGCAAAGCGCGGATCAAAAGAAGCTTTTTAGATTCAATAAGAAAGTCTATGAATTTAAAGTTCAGTCTGAGCATCCGTTAAACGCCAGACTGTTTTTGGAAGAAGTCATGTTTGCCTATCAAGGGGTGTTCCCGCCCCCCGGAGGAAACCATGTACGACCCTAA
- the tmk gene encoding dTMP kinase encodes MSERGKFITFEGIDGAGKSTHIEWLANWLRQRGHGVLTTREPGGTPLGEKLRALLLADDMHLETEALLMFAARREHLARVIYPALEKGTWVISDRFTDASMAYQGGGRGLAMGKLEALEQWVQGDFQPDLTLLFDVSLEVAQARIATTRQLDRFEQEKRDFHQRVRQAYLERAAAHPRRMQVIRGERSLDEIKKEIEQLVTSNCL; translated from the coding sequence ATGAGCGAACGGGGCAAGTTCATCACCTTTGAAGGCATCGATGGCGCGGGCAAGAGCACCCACATCGAATGGCTGGCCAACTGGCTGCGCCAGCGAGGCCACGGGGTGCTGACCACCCGGGAACCCGGGGGAACGCCCCTGGGAGAAAAGCTCCGAGCCTTGTTGCTGGCCGATGACATGCACCTGGAAACCGAGGCCCTGCTGATGTTTGCGGCCCGCCGGGAACATCTGGCCCGGGTTATCTATCCGGCCCTGGAAAAGGGCACCTGGGTAATCTCGGACCGCTTTACCGACGCCTCCATGGCCTACCAGGGAGGCGGTCGGGGGCTGGCAATGGGTAAGCTGGAGGCCCTGGAACAATGGGTGCAAGGGGATTTTCAGCCGGATCTCACCCTACTCTTCGATGTTTCCCTGGAAGTGGCCCAGGCCCGCATCGCCACCACCCGCCAGCTGGACCGCTTTGAGCAGGAAAAGCGGGATTTCCATCAGCGGGTGCGTCAGGCCTACCTGGAGCGGGCGGCCGCCCACCCCCGTCGTATGCAGGTAATAAGGGGGGAAAGAAGCCTGGATGAGATTAAGAAAGAGATTGAACAATTGGTTACATCTAATTGTTTATGA
- the mltG gene encoding endolytic transglycosylase MltG: MKFFWRLLGGVGAFALLGAVLLAWRAFTPIALSQSPLDVQISSGSTARAVGRQVAEAGADLNPRVFELLVRLTRSAAGIKAGSYELRQGVTPWQLLQKLTRGDTSQGEVALIEGWTFRQFRERLNANPDLSHQTVAWTDKEILQHIGATENHPEGLFFPDTYLFDKGGSDLEVYVRAYRLMQDKLQQAWQERDGRLPYTSPYQALVVASLVEKETAVAEDRPKVAAVFLNRLKRGMPLQTDPTVIYGLGRNFDGNLHKADLQGDTPYNTYRHRGLPPTPIAMPGNAALQAALHPARSSALYFVARGDGSSEFSADLESHNRAVARYQLKNRP; this comes from the coding sequence ATGAAATTTTTCTGGCGCCTCCTGGGGGGGGTGGGAGCTTTTGCCCTGTTGGGGGCCGTGCTGCTGGCCTGGCGCGCTTTTACCCCCATCGCCCTTAGTCAAAGCCCCCTAGATGTACAGATTAGCTCGGGCAGTACCGCCCGGGCCGTGGGACGCCAGGTGGCGGAAGCCGGGGCCGATCTCAATCCCCGGGTATTTGAACTGCTGGTTCGCTTGACCCGTAGCGCTGCGGGCATTAAGGCGGGGAGCTATGAACTGCGCCAAGGGGTAACCCCCTGGCAACTCTTGCAAAAGCTGACCCGGGGCGACACCAGCCAGGGGGAAGTGGCCCTCATCGAAGGCTGGACCTTCCGCCAGTTTCGGGAGCGCCTCAACGCCAACCCGGACCTAAGCCACCAGACCGTGGCCTGGACGGACAAGGAAATTCTGCAACACATTGGCGCAACGGAAAATCACCCGGAAGGTCTGTTTTTCCCCGACACCTATCTTTTTGATAAGGGCGGCAGCGATCTGGAAGTCTATGTCCGAGCCTACCGCCTGATGCAAGACAAGCTTCAGCAGGCCTGGCAGGAGCGGGATGGCCGTCTGCCCTACACCTCTCCCTACCAGGCCCTGGTGGTGGCGTCCCTGGTGGAAAAGGAAACGGCGGTGGCGGAAGACCGGCCCAAGGTGGCCGCAGTTTTCCTCAATCGCCTCAAGCGGGGCATGCCCTTGCAGACGGACCCCACGGTCATCTACGGCCTGGGACGGAATTTCGACGGCAATCTACACAAGGCCGATCTGCAAGGGGATACGCCGTACAATACCTACCGGCATCGGGGCCTGCCCCCCACGCCCATCGCCATGCCCGGTAATGCCGCTCTCCAGGCCGCGCTTCACCCGGCCCGCAGCAGCGCCCTGTATTTTGTGGCCCGGGGGGATGGCAGCAGTGAATTTTCCGCTGATCTGGAAAGCCATAACCGGGCCGTGGCCCGCTACCAATTGAAAAATCGCCCTTAA
- the ygfZ gene encoding CAF17-like 4Fe-4S cluster assembly/insertion protein YgfZ, translating to MISPSWHQFLTDLGGAVAADGDVSGLGGQISPAAPYLCPLPAYALISATGDEAQAFLHGQFTSDVNHLPEGRLQHSAWCTAKGRIYASMLLWHLAGNEFELLVAADLLPAMLKRLKMYVLRSKVVLAEKTDQVILGLGGQGATALLQAAGLTLPAEPLTYATFEGGRVARLEGEERFLLVVEESAAATWWQKLSAHAHPADSAVWRLGDVAAGIPWVCLATQEAFIPQMVNFERIGGVSFHKGCYPGQEVVARTQYLGKVKRSLFRGISPLPVAPGQPLVTPDMEDGASGQVVSGAPDAQGQWHFLAVLPESWQGRPVHLGDKEGAVVTLSPVAPEEPAA from the coding sequence ATGATTAGTCCTTCCTGGCATCAGTTTCTTACCGACCTGGGTGGCGCAGTCGCTGCCGATGGGGATGTTTCCGGATTGGGTGGCCAAATTTCCCCGGCCGCCCCCTATCTCTGCCCCCTGCCTGCCTATGCCCTGATTTCCGCTACCGGGGACGAAGCCCAGGCTTTTCTCCATGGCCAATTCACCAGCGATGTGAACCACCTTCCCGAGGGACGGCTCCAGCATTCCGCCTGGTGCACCGCCAAGGGACGCATCTACGCCAGTATGCTGCTCTGGCATCTGGCGGGGAATGAATTCGAGTTGCTGGTGGCGGCCGATCTGCTGCCCGCCATGCTCAAGCGCCTGAAAATGTACGTGTTGCGCTCTAAGGTGGTGCTGGCGGAAAAAACGGATCAGGTCATTCTGGGCCTGGGGGGGCAAGGTGCCACCGCCCTGCTCCAGGCGGCGGGCCTGACACTTCCGGCCGAGCCTTTGACCTACGCCACTTTCGAGGGCGGCCGAGTGGCCCGCCTGGAAGGGGAAGAACGGTTTTTGCTGGTAGTGGAAGAAAGCGCTGCGGCTACCTGGTGGCAGAAGCTCTCTGCCCACGCCCACCCCGCGGACAGTGCCGTCTGGCGCCTGGGGGACGTGGCGGCGGGCATCCCCTGGGTATGTCTGGCGACCCAGGAGGCTTTCATTCCCCAGATGGTGAATTTCGAGCGCATCGGCGGGGTGAGTTTCCACAAGGGCTGTTATCCGGGCCAGGAAGTGGTGGCCCGCACTCAGTACCTGGGCAAGGTAAAGCGCTCCCTTTTCCGGGGCATTTCTCCCCTTCCCGTGGCGCCGGGGCAGCCCCTAGTGACCCCGGACATGGAAGATGGGGCGAGCGGTCAGGTGGTCAGCGGTGCCCCGGATGCCCAGGGGCAATGGCACTTTCTCGCCGTACTGCCGGAAAGCTGGCAGGGCCGCCCGGTCCACCTGGGAGACAAGGAGGGCGCCGTTGTCACCCTGTCTCCGGTGGCGCCGGAAGAACCGGCAGCCTGA